The following coding sequences lie in one Paramisgurnus dabryanus chromosome 16, PD_genome_1.1, whole genome shotgun sequence genomic window:
- the LOC135757510 gene encoding uncharacterized protein, giving the protein MAMSRGNSKVAFANWKYRHYFSLIEIKGKNVYVTCTLCPGKKTLSTSASSNSNLMKHLTSTQANTTLVAAANPTPDAASLSSSQGDGATLLKQATLDFSGQQQVTKPELNTLIARYVVENMLPLSTVVSESFRAILAKIPIRGGGRGVAPCRNTFAKFIDSEYEKMNIKLKTSFEELEYISTTADIWTAHNKSYLGVTAHWINPNNMEREKAALACRRFKGHHTHDAIAVELDNIHSTYGITHKITATVTDNGSNFVKAFKRYQPLEESDSEEDNEDEVTFTDINAALHATDDNDGDVVITLPPHKRCASHTLNLISCTDVEKWLLSKSGTKAVYRSATAKCTSLWNKTSRSALATETVDELVSKKLLVPCTTRWNSFYDALARICEISMVDLNTISSKLGLAAITEREHQFLKEYCTAMKPLTVALDILQGEDNCFYGTLLPTIETLMLKTEALKSDLQILRDLPDAIVTSIKTRFADVLGNEEAILAAVTLPKFKLRWLRSQELKDKAKASLLAECRRIVLDEPQPGPSTSSHHTDSAKENDFFSFEEDEEETSSSAVNQVADYIRSSAQNLNSLREFSLIKKISLRYNAATPSSAPVERLFSLGKLVFSPKRNRLSDKRFEKLLLLRYNHWFSC; this is encoded by the exons ATGGCGATGAGCCGGGGAAATTCAAAGGTTGCGTTCGCAAACTGGAAGTACCGGCATTACTTCTCATTAATTGAAAttaaaggcaagaatgtttacGTTACATGCACGCTATGCCCAGGAAAAAAGACTTTATCGACGTCTGCCTCAAGCAACTCAAATCTTATGAAGCACCTCACATCAACACAAGCTAACACGACACTTGTTGCTGCTGCTAACCCAACCCCAGATGCAGCTAGCCTGAGCTCCAGCCAAGGAGACGGAGCCACTCTGTTAAAACAAGCAACGCTCGATTTTTCGGGTCAGCAACAGGTGACCAAGCCCGAGCTGAACACGTTGATTGCAAGGTATGTTGTTGAAAACATGCTCCCCCTGTCAACTGTGGTGTCTGAgtcattcagagcgatccttgCTAAAATACCAATACGAGGAGGAGGAAGGGGGGTTGCCCCATGCCGAAACACTTTTGCTAAATTCATAGACAGTGAATATGAAAAAATGAATATTAAGCTCAAAACGTCATTTGAGGAACTTGAGTACATTTCAACTACAGCAGACATCTGGACTGCCCACAATAAAAGTTACCTGGGTGTGACAGCACATTGGATCAATCCAAATAACATGGAAAGAGAGAAAGCAGCTCTTGCCTGCAGACGGTTTAAGGGGCATCATACTCATGACGCCATTGCAGTTGAGCTTGACAATATACACTCAACATATGGGATAACACACAAAATCACAGCAACAGTGACTGATAACGGCTCTAATTTTGTTAAAGCATTTAAGAGGTACCAGCCACTTGAGGAAAGTGATTCTGAAGAAGACAATGAAGATGAGGTGACGTTTACAGACATTAATGCTGCTCTACATGCAACTGATGATAATGATGGTGATGTTGTGATCACTTTGCCCCCCCACAAGAGATGTGCATCACACACACTAAACCTGATTTCATGCACTGATGTTGAAAAGTGGCTGCTGTCAAAATCTGGAACAAAGGCTGTTTATAGAAGTGCTACTGCCAAATGTACTTCCCTATGGAACAAGACTAGTCGATCTGCTTTGGCTACTGAAACAGTTGATGAGTTGGTGTCAAAAAAGCTGCTTGTACCTTGTACAACACGATGGAATTCCTTCTATGATGCCCTGGCTAGAATCTGTGAAATATCCATGGTAGACCTTAACACCATTTCATCCAAATTAGGACTGGCAGCGATAACAGAAAGGGAACACCAGTTTTTAAAGGAGTACTGTACTGCGATGAAGCCCCTTACAGTTGCCTTGGATATACTTCAGGGAGAAGACAACTGTTTTTATGGTACACTCTTACCAACGATCGAGACATTAATGTTGAAGACAGAAGCCCTTAAAAGTGACCTGCAAATACTGAGAGACCTTCCTGATGCCATAGTCACA TCTATCAAAACCAGATTTGCTGATGTCCTGGGAAATGAGGAGGCTATACTTGCTGCTGTAACTCTTCCAAAATTCAAACTTCGCTGGCTGCGTTCACAGGAGTTAAAGGATAAGGCTAAGGCAAGTTTGCTGGCAGAGTGCAGAAGAATTGTCCTCGACGAACCACAGCCAGGTCCCAGCACATCTTCACATCACACAGATTCAGCCAAAGAGAACGATTTCTTTTCCTTTGAGGAGGATGAGGAGGAAACTTCATCTTCTGCAGTTAACCAAGTGGCAGACTATATTAGATCTTCAGCACAAAACTTAAACTCTCTGCGTGAATTTtctctcatcaagaaaatttcACTACGTTACAATGCTGCTACACCATCTAGTGCACCTGTTGAGAGACTGTTCAGCCTGGGCAAGCTTGTCTTCTCTCCGAAGAGGAACAGACTGTCAGACAAAAGATTCGAAAAGCTTCTCCTCCTACGTTACAACCACTGGTTTAGTTGTTAG